The Deltaproteobacteria bacterium genome has a segment encoding these proteins:
- the gspK gene encoding type II secretion system minor pseudopilin GspK, whose translation MTVLLVVAVLTALVTDFIYRSYVASSRAGALKDSARAGLLAADGVLLARAGLEELLKKEPNIVADEAGLVFSKPLEDGLGISIRAIDERSRTSLRIAYPMTGALDQKLHGVMVRLLREQRAGEELADALADWIDNDSTPRPRGAEEQFYKGLTPPYAPRNGFPESVEEILLIKGFTPEVFRAVGGHLTPYSPDGLVNVNTAPRPVLAALSEEMTGELADEIIRYRKNTPFTDRSQVMKVPGFEKAGFTIQDRITTTSNIWRIYSRARAGEVIREVEAVVQIGQAGGGVLYWREM comes from the coding sequence GTGACGGTCCTTCTGGTCGTGGCCGTCCTTACGGCCCTTGTAACTGATTTTATCTACAGGTCATATGTGGCCTCGTCCAGGGCTGGGGCATTGAAGGACTCTGCCAGGGCAGGCCTGCTCGCGGCTGACGGCGTCTTGCTTGCCAGGGCCGGGCTCGAGGAACTCTTGAAGAAGGAGCCGAATATCGTGGCGGACGAGGCCGGGCTGGTCTTTTCAAAGCCTCTGGAGGACGGCCTCGGCATATCGATACGGGCAATCGACGAGAGGTCAAGGACCTCTCTTCGCATAGCCTATCCCATGACAGGGGCCCTTGACCAGAAGTTGCACGGCGTCATGGTGAGGCTTCTAAGGGAGCAAAGGGCCGGAGAGGAGCTGGCGGACGCCCTTGCCGACTGGATCGACAACGACTCAACGCCCAGGCCCCGTGGGGCCGAGGAGCAGTTCTACAAGGGCCTGACTCCGCCCTACGCGCCGAGGAACGGCTTCCCTGAGAGCGTCGAGGAGATATTGCTTATAAAGGGCTTTACGCCCGAGGTCTTCCGCGCCGTAGGTGGGCACCTGACGCCGTACAGCCCGGATGGGCTCGTGAACGTCAATACCGCCCCGAGGCCGGTATTGGCCGCGCTTTCCGAGGAGATGACAGGCGAGCTTGCGGACGAGATCATCAGGTACAGGAAAAACACCCCATTCACTGACAGGTCCCAGGTCATGAAGGTCCCGGGTTTCGAGAAGGCGGGTTTCACAATACAGGACCGGATAACGACCACGAGCAATATCTGGAGGATTTATTCGAGGGCCAGGGCCGGCGAGGTCATAAGGGAGGTCGAGGCCGTGGTCCAGATCGGGCAGGCCGGGGGAGGGGTCCTCTACTGGAGGGAGATGTGA
- a CDS encoding type II secretion system protein GspJ — MAVLLASLYSVFFSVAGAGSKASEEAVRNVEAGRALEKMASEVRSAYTRRGSPVTFFKAGKVRSHSMVSFTFFSYPVQAGGAPKSDLLAVSYSIERDGGRRHLVKEVWSPYLGEKISFRAIEDIKGFEVSLFNGKDWSKAWDSELEGSVPRAMTVKMTLASGEELAMTAPARIR; from the coding sequence ATGGCGGTCCTCCTTGCGTCGCTTTATTCCGTCTTCTTTTCGGTGGCAGGGGCAGGGAGCAAGGCGAGCGAGGAGGCCGTTAGAAACGTGGAGGCCGGAAGGGCGCTCGAAAAGATGGCGAGCGAGGTCCGCTCCGCGTACACGAGGCGAGGCAGTCCTGTAACATTCTTCAAGGCAGGAAAGGTGAGGAGCCACTCAATGGTCTCCTTCACATTTTTTTCTTATCCTGTCCAGGCCGGGGGCGCCCCGAAAAGCGACCTTCTGGCCGTTAGCTATTCGATAGAGCGGGACGGCGGAAGGAGGCACCTGGTAAAAGAGGTGTGGAGCCCATACCTCGGCGAGAAGATAAGTTTCAGGGCGATCGAGGACATAAAGGGCTTCGAGGTGAGCCTTTTTAATGGGAAGGACTGGTCAAAGGCGTGGGACTCAGAGCTTGAAGGCTCGGTCCCCAGGGCAATGACCGTGAAGATGACCCTCGCCTCTGGGGAGGAACTGGCAATGACAGCTCCAGCCAGGATAAGATGA
- a CDS encoding type II secretion system GspH family protein has product MDKKGFTLIEVMIALAVLSGAVALLVTSFNYHLNVAARSSREAVSVVLGLQKMEELKLDGRFAALDGDFGEGFPGYTWELANEDTELKGVKRLELRVGHDGSFFSLISFVRE; this is encoded by the coding sequence ATGGATAAGAAGGGTTTCACTCTCATCGAGGTCATGATAGCGCTTGCCGTTCTTTCCGGCGCCGTAGCGCTCCTTGTTACGAGCTTCAACTACCACTTGAACGTGGCCGCAAGGAGCAGCCGCGAGGCCGTCTCGGTCGTCCTCGGCCTGCAGAAGATGGAGGAGCTTAAGCTCGACGGAAGGTTTGCGGCCCTTGACGGTGATTTCGGGGAAGGGTTCCCCGGCTATACATGGGAGCTCGCAAATGAGGACACGGAATTAAAGGGGGTAAAAAGGCTTGAGCTCAGGGTCGGCCATGACGGGTCGTTTTTCTCGCTCATTTCGTTCGTCAGGGAATAA
- a CDS encoding prepilin-type N-terminal cleavage/methylation domain-containing protein → MSGIVRRLAKGPPRADGLERVSAHRSTQRTHRTRYPTLPLSHGFSLLELIAVIAVIGVTLAFALPRFPSLDGRRLESDAERLALLASFIGERAAATRSRYRLHFDLAGAAVRVEVSADGKEFTPVTEPVARGRRLSAGIEIGEVFSPGLGRVSRGEAFIPITSSGSHPFEVTLLSGEKKALVSYNPYTGKASVSYPGTGEGQDG, encoded by the coding sequence ATGTCTGGAATTGTACGAAGATTGGCCAAAGGCCCCCCGCGGGCCGATGGCCTTGAGAGAGTCTCCGCACACCGCTCAACACAGCGCACGCACCGCACACGCTATCCGACGCTTCCCCTCTCACACGGATTCTCACTGCTGGAACTCATCGCGGTAATCGCCGTAATCGGCGTGACGCTCGCGTTCGCTCTCCCGAGATTCCCGTCGCTCGATGGCCGCCGGCTTGAATCCGACGCCGAAAGGCTCGCTCTCCTTGCCTCGTTCATCGGTGAGAGGGCCGCTGCGACGAGGTCCCGGTACCGGCTCCATTTCGACCTCGCGGGAGCGGCGGTCCGCGTCGAAGTCTCGGCGGACGGCAAGGAATTCACGCCGGTTACTGAGCCGGTCGCAAGGGGCAGAAGGCTAAGCGCCGGCATCGAGATAGGCGAGGTCTTCAGCCCCGGACTCGGCCGTGTAAGCCGCGGCGAGGCCTTCATACCGATTACGAGCAGCGGGTCCCATCCGTTTGAGGTAACCCTTTTGTCAGGGGAGAAAAAGGCCCTCGTCTCCTATAACCCTTACACCGGGAAAGCGTCGGTATCGTATCCGGGGACAGGGGAGGGACAGGATGGATAA
- the gspG gene encoding type II secretion system major pseudopilin GspG produces the protein MMLRNSKGFTLIELLIVIAILGTLAAIIAPRIVGRTDEARVVEAKVQMQNLETALRLFRLDNGFYPSTEQGLEALVRKPESGRIPAKWRDGGYLEKKKVPNDSWGNPFIYASPGQSGDYDIISWGADGARGGEGFDADIRSWELD, from the coding sequence ATGATGCTCAGGAACAGCAAGGGTTTTACGCTCATAGAGCTTCTTATCGTCATCGCCATACTCGGCACCCTCGCCGCGATAATCGCGCCGAGGATCGTCGGCAGGACCGACGAGGCCCGGGTCGTCGAGGCCAAGGTCCAGATGCAGAACCTCGAGACGGCGCTCAGGCTCTTCAGGCTCGATAACGGCTTTTATCCCTCGACCGAGCAGGGGCTCGAAGCACTGGTCAGGAAGCCCGAATCCGGAAGGATTCCAGCCAAGTGGCGCGACGGCGGGTATCTCGAGAAAAAGAAGGTGCCCAACGACTCCTGGGGCAACCCCTTCATTTACGCCTCGCCGGGGCAGAGCGGAGATTACGACATAATCTCCTGGGGCGCTGACGGCGCGCGGGGCGGCGAGGGGTTCGACGCGGACATAAGAAGCTGGGAGCTCGACTGA
- a CDS encoding response regulator transcription factor, translating to MSIRVMVVFSNDLFSEGVTRLLEDEDDFEADYISAGNEILDGDIGSADVILTDFPTLYSSFQKLDPSTKNGFILLDTDCGKDNIISAIIARNLKGVLLSEASPAVLKKAIRSVAAGDIWMDKATVKDLLWSVNRLKKDRGEVLSPKEREIVALAGRGLRNREIADKLRISELTVKTHLHRIFKKLGITTRSQLINYSIRNPAAREAFFPGK from the coding sequence ATGAGCATCAGGGTAATGGTCGTATTCAGCAACGACCTTTTCTCCGAAGGCGTGACCAGGCTGTTGGAGGACGAAGACGACTTTGAGGCCGACTACATCTCCGCCGGAAACGAAATTCTCGACGGCGACATCGGATCCGCCGATGTAATTCTGACCGACTTCCCCACGCTGTACAGCTCTTTCCAGAAGCTCGACCCTTCCACGAAGAACGGGTTCATACTGCTCGACACCGACTGCGGCAAAGACAATATCATATCCGCGATAATAGCCAGGAACCTCAAGGGCGTACTCCTTTCGGAAGCCAGCCCGGCCGTCCTCAAAAAGGCCATACGGTCCGTTGCCGCAGGCGACATATGGATGGACAAGGCGACCGTAAAGGACCTCCTCTGGAGCGTAAACAGGCTCAAAAAGGACAGGGGCGAGGTCCTCTCCCCGAAGGAGAGGGAGATAGTGGCACTTGCCGGGAGGGGCCTCCGGAACAGGGAGATCGCCGACAAGCTCCGGATAAGCGAGCTTACGGTGAAGACGCACCTCCACAGGATATTCAAGAAGCTGGGGATCACCACCCGGTCCCAGCTCATAAACTATTCGATAAGGAACCCGGCAGCCAGGGAAGCGTTCTTCCCTGGAAAATGA
- a CDS encoding PDZ domain-containing protein: MSRIRIINIVLALAAFPLLGLLARDYILLGYQPKPRPQAAATLPEEPRAEAAFEEYAAVVENGIYPGKAGKLTKIELRGPAGAGPEAPLPELKLIGTYTGAKGFAVFSKEGTEGESVFKVGDSVFGSGVLMSVSPGRAVVSTGSGEAAYRVFIEEIPESLSAMGKKSAAEAPPDKDLAYSRQITEKDWVIERGAVENALGDMGRIMTDARLTPRVSNGAVQGFLVSEIKPRGVFDAIGLKDGDVLTSINGYRIDSPEKAVQVLSALKGETSFDLGVIRQGQPRSFRYSIQ, translated from the coding sequence ATGTCAAGGATAAGGATAATCAATATCGTGTTGGCGCTTGCCGCGTTTCCGCTACTCGGGCTCCTCGCCAGGGACTACATTTTGCTCGGATACCAGCCGAAGCCCAGGCCTCAGGCCGCGGCCACCTTGCCGGAGGAGCCCAGGGCTGAAGCCGCTTTCGAGGAGTACGCGGCCGTCGTCGAGAATGGCATTTACCCAGGTAAGGCCGGGAAACTAACAAAGATAGAACTCCGGGGTCCGGCCGGGGCAGGCCCGGAGGCCCCCTTGCCCGAACTCAAGCTCATCGGCACATATACCGGGGCCAAGGGCTTCGCCGTCTTCAGCAAGGAGGGCACGGAAGGGGAATCGGTATTCAAGGTCGGCGACAGCGTCTTCGGCTCGGGCGTACTCATGTCGGTCTCTCCGGGACGGGCCGTGGTATCCACCGGCTCTGGTGAAGCCGCGTACAGGGTCTTTATCGAGGAGATACCGGAATCCCTCTCGGCCATGGGGAAAAAAAGCGCCGCGGAAGCCCCGCCCGATAAGGACCTGGCCTACTCAAGGCAGATAACCGAGAAGGACTGGGTCATAGAAAGGGGTGCCGTTGAGAACGCGCTCGGCGACATGGGCAGGATAATGACGGATGCCAGGCTTACGCCGAGGGTCTCGAACGGCGCGGTCCAGGGTTTCCTCGTATCCGAGATAAAGCCCAGGGGCGTCTTCGACGCAATAGGCCTGAAGGACGGCGACGTCCTTACGAGCATCAACGGCTACAGGATAGACTCCCCTGAAAAGGCCGTGCAGGTGCTCTCGGCCCTCAAGGGCGAAACCAGCTTCGACCTCGGCGTAATCAGGCAGGGCCAGCCGAGAAGCTTCCGATATTCCATCCAGTAA